In Aspergillus nidulans FGSC A4 chromosome II, a single window of DNA contains:
- a CDS encoding uncharacterized protein (transcript_id=CADANIAT00005030) has protein sequence MTALLIVSNRPLDCGFIVEDSLVQNTNVFISLRIPAVMVRRLSNPAALNAPFFHPVTIFQRPPLVIWARVDGYFCKKGRFEGDGGCESKAGCSVTVAMAGIGYRLPTIEGSVTGYYAAHWIQLLIEPSYVSWPPRHVPNRRHLKCIQHNLLSPRNDGKRSVRLLLSHSWFRFCGSSNKGGAEADVLVDQFDMTRAIDTTRGETGGCLRYVLDMVGRTSSGLTGEPKNRHSRIHYYGILIKFLHICEPVAEQLMRSLERLLESEALIPPGLIVRKARLAGVDDAPKMLRDGSASNRRIVIDSDSSGALQT, from the exons ATGACCGCCCTTCTCATAGTCTCCAATCGACCATTA GATTGTGGATTTATCGTTGAGGACTCACTTGTACAAAACACAAACGTGTTCATCAGCCTGCGCATACCGGCGGTCATGGTCCGGAGGCTGTCCAACCCAGCTGCCCTAAACGCGCCCTTCTTCCATCCAGTAACGATATTCCAGCGACCGCCCTTGGTCATATGGGCAAGAGTTGACGGTTATTTTTGTAAGAAAGGGAGGTtcgaaggagatggaggctgTGAGAGCAAAGCCGGGTGCTCGGTCACCGTTGCCATGGCTGGGATAGGCTATA GGCTACCCACAATCGAAGGTTCCGTCACCGGCTATTACGCTGCGCATTGGATACAGTTGTTGATCGAGCCTTCGTACGTGTCATGGCCACC GCGACATGTGCCCAACCGTCGACATCTCAAATGCATTCAGCATAATCTGCTTTCCCCCCGCAATGATGGGAAACGCTCCGTGCGCCTTCTGCTCAGCCATAGTTGGTTCCGCTTCTGTGGCTCTAGCAACAAGGGA GGAGCTGAGGCAGACGTGCTCGTAGACCAGTTCGACATGACTCGAGCCATCGACACCACCCGCGGCGAAACAGGAGGATGTCTGCGGTATGTCCTTGACATGGTTGGAC GCACATCTTCTGGGTTGACGGGGGAGCCGAAGAACCGACACTCGCGTATTCACTACTATGGTATTCTCATCAAGTTCCTTCATATCTGTGAGCCTGTTGCGGAGCAACTTATGCGATCGCTGGAGCGTTTGCTTGAGAGTGAGGCGTTAATACCACCGGGCTTGATCGTGCGAAAGGCACGCCTGGCGGGGGTGGATGATGCGCCGAAGATGCTAAGGGATGGGTCGGCTTCGAATAGGAGAATTGTCATTGATTCAGATAGTTCCGGCGCCTTGCAGACATGA
- a CDS encoding fungal specific transcription factor domain-containing protein (transcript_id=CADANIAT00005029), giving the protein MKHWQLRSDMEGLSILPQEKDTFKGPHNVYLHRDRVNTSRSNVTARILATTASPASRYAASFAERCQHMDNLCERLEGLAKTLSNCITMNKINGRQDVPTSPRSSASVTNPIQPARHTMERMAMSQDPVIDIPEISEIQDTSPGFRLGAVSGSSGNMQGHDTQTYPTPVDAVGHMVADSYGRLRRVYLSPRLLDGDLTDIISWRRYIGGATNKLIIEAVQILSPGGSSEPAPSKDNEGNEVSLPFFIQGQVWPELPYLPRPQDLSRPPQYVSDLLVGIYFDQLHYTFPILYKPDFMRRYQLMSAANGARRGTVVGRGFLSVFFAVCACASSLLPRASGSASLPGIEYYQKALLCILHRLGNLKGAALGIPKTTQYVETQVARCTWWSVFTLDWFQNAYMRSLMSTCLGRPMATDEADCCCELPFDISNEDLEHGIPPRPAELKNPSDLPLPSSPMTGFFAFARLCRIAARIHRFYSGDWNALLPTLNGFVRELDEWLQELPNEIRFSANLTQSGPNLTMPLAAHYSEGPATAITPSKPRKFSPKLENPSAECINAARSCIQAAELIRERVAPSHYLAFCVQYLTISGILLLSMADDNNSPTLLPDIRNALRFLGDLEAIWPGASRSRLILDRLLQSPRPQPRAWGVMGTGMSNEGDGENMDRHGQEPDVYGGTGAGGWHPSLPVLDELLWEQFPDSSEVFLGLSNFPN; this is encoded by the exons ATGAAACATTGGCAGCTCAGGTCGGATATGGAAGGCCTGTCTATCCTGCCGCAGGAAAAAGATACCTTTAAGGGTCCGCACAATGTTTATCTTCACCGAGACAGGGTTAACACCAGCAGATCAAATGTGACGGCGAGGATCCTTGCCACAACTGCCAGTCCCGCGAGCAG GTACGCCGCCTCCTTCGCAGAACGCTGCCAACACATGGATAACCTATGCGAACGCCTTGAGGGACTAGCAAAGACGCTATCTAACTGCATCACCATGAACAAGATCAATGGCAGACAGGATGTGCCGACTTCACCGCGGTCATCGGCTTCAGTAACGAATCCAATCCAGCCAGCGCGACATACCATGGAGCGAATGGCGATGTCTCAGGACCCGGTCATCGACATCCCAGAAATTAGCGAGATACAGGATACGTCGCCTGGGTTTCGGCTAGGTGCTGTCTCTGGGTCTTCAGGAAACATGCAAGGCCATGATACACAGACATATCCGACACCCGTTGATGCAGTCGGTCATATGGTTGCGGATTCGTATGGGCGGCTAAGGCGTGTGTACCTGTCACCGCGGTTACTGGATGGAGACCTTACTGACATCATCTCATGGCGCAGATATATCGGCGGCGCAACAAACAAACTGATAATCGAAGCCGTCCAGATCCTCTCGCCAGGCGGGTCCTCCGAACCCGCTCCCTCCAAGGACAATGAAGGCAATGAAGTCAgcctccctttcttcatACAAGGCCAAGTTTGGCCGGAACTCCCGTACCTCCCTCGACCACAAGATCTCAGCCGACCACCGCAATACGTCTCGGACCTGCTGGTTGGAATCTACTTTGACCAACTGCACTACACGTTCCCGATCCTGTACAAACCGGATTTCATGCGGCGGTACCAGCTCATGAGTGCAGCAAATGGAGCTAGGCGAGGCACTGTTGTTGGACGCGGCTTTCTCTCTGTCTTCTTTGCTGTCTGCGCCTGTGCCTCGAGTCTGTTAcccagagcttctgggtctgcgTCTCTTCCTGGAATCGAGTACTACCAAAAAGCGCTTCTTTGCATTTTGCATCGTCTGGGGAA TTTA AAAGGAGCTGCCCTGGGCATTCCCAAAACAACCCAATATGTTGAGACGCAGGTCGCCAGGTGTACGTGGTGGAGTGTCTTCACTCTTGACTG GTTCCAAAATGCTTATATGCGCAGTTTAATGTCCACCTGCCTTGGCCGCCCCATGGCCACCGATGAAGCCGACTGTTGCTGCGAGCTTCCCTTTGATATCTCCAACGAAGACCTTGAGCACGGCATCCCACCCCGGCCAGCAGAACTCAAGAATCCTAGCGACTTACCATTACCATCCTCACCCATGACCGGCTTCTTTGCATTCGCGCGTCTCTGCCGGATTGCTGCTCGTATTCACAGATTCTATA GCGGAGACTGGAACGCCCTTCTGCCAACCCTCAACGGCTTCGTCCGCGAATTAGACGAATGGTTGCAGGAGTTACCAAACGAAATCCGGTTCAGCGCGAACCTCACGCAGAGCGGGCCGAATCTAACGAT GCCCCTAGCAGCACACTACTCTGAAGGCCCAGCTACAGCCATAACGCCTTCTAAGCCCCGTAAATTCTCCCCAAAGCTCGAAAACCCCTCCGCCGAATGCATCAACGCCGCCCGCAGCTGCATCCAAGCCGCAGAGCTAATCCGCGAGCGCGTAGCCCCCTCGCACTACCTCGCCTTTTGCGTACAGTATCTCACCATCTCTGGCATTCTGCTACTCAGTATGGCAGACGATAATAATTCGCCTACTTTGTTACCGGACATAAGAAACGCACTGAGATTCCTGGGCGATCTCGAGGCAATCTGGCCGGGTGCCAGTCGGAGTCGGCTGATCCTTGATCGATTACTACAGAGCCCAAGGCCACAGCCACGAGCGTGGGGGGTAATGGGCACGGGAATGTCGAATGAGGGGGATGGTGAGAATATGGATAGACATGGTCAAGAGCCTGATGTTTACGGTGGAACCGGAGCAGGAGGATGGCATCCTTCTCTACCGGTGCTGGATGAGCTGCTCTGGGAACAATTTCCTGACTCAAGTGAGGTGTTCTTAGGGCTGAGTAATTTCCCTAATTGA